A window from Salvia miltiorrhiza cultivar Shanhuang (shh) chromosome 2, IMPLAD_Smil_shh, whole genome shotgun sequence encodes these proteins:
- the LOC131008579 gene encoding uncharacterized protein LOC131008579 produces MSGHPLLKKPKTEPQETAQQLEQDEEEENNDEEMEEQIRNEQEEAMVALIEHRTKEVEHLRQRITYYKAQLDEAEKKLEDTQNKLARHRGQKTSKASKNLTNGRKELNVERSKSPMTIREGSQRQSQRQDDVKPSGDTRRPSSPTYRNEASSPDQTQARPQILIPSVAPNFSQYKTKESANKYPSGSGSLPTLPTPSFVNTPAKSKGEKASKISSELDSITQPKRVKRKLEETEHKDLIKLISKSSSPVTVRCQSGTLLPSQHKRKQRTLVLCPTNDQLFATSALDGVVNLWQVQNRGSSASLLSSTDCLSDKQRRWPEDIAWHPHGKKLFSVYSADSGDSQISIMNLNKGKEKTRVNFLEDKPHTKGIINSIAFMPWDDKFFVTGGSDHAVILWTEKDEEDSWKPKTLHRSYHSSAVMGIAGMQQKNIVMSVGADKRIIGFDVTTSRADYKHQIESKCMSVLPNPCDFNLFMVQTGTPERQLRLYDIRLRQMEIHAFGWSQERSDSQSALVNQAWSPDGLYITSGSADPVIHVFDIRYNAHRPSQSIRAHHKRVFKAAWHHALPLLISISSDLNIGLHKIM; encoded by the exons ATGAGCGGGCATCCCCTCTTGAAGAAGCCCAAAACCGAGCCACAAGAAACAGCGCAACAACTGGAacaagatgaagaagaggaaaaCAATGATGAAGAAATGGAAGAGCAAATCAGAAATGAGCAGGAAGAAGCGATGGTGGCCCTAATAGAACATCGCACCAAAGAAGTCGAGCACTTGCGCCAGCGCATTACTTACTATAAAGCCCAG CTTGATGAAGCAGAGAAGAAACTGGAAGATACCCAAAATAAATTAGCTCGTCATCGAGGACAGAAGACCTCAAAAGCTTCAAAAAATTTAACTAATGGAAGGAAAGAGCTCAATGTTGAAAGATCTAAAAGTCCTATGACTATTCGTGAAGGTTCTCAAAGACAGTCTCAACGTCAGGATGATGTGAAGCCCTCTGGAGATACCAGAAGACCATCTAGCCCTACATATAGAAATGAAGCTTCCTCTCCCGACCAAACTCAGGCGAGACCACAAATTCTAATTCCTTCTGTGGCTCCAAATTTTTCCCAATATAAGACAAAGGAATCTGCAAATAAGTATCCCAGTGGTTCTGGATCACTGCCCACTTTACCGACACCATCTTTTGTCAATACCCCTGCTAAGTCCAAGGGAGAAAAAGCTTCTAAGATATCATCTGAGCTGGATTCCATAACACAACCAAAAAGAGTAAAGAGGAAGCTTG AGGAGACTGAACATAAAGATCTAATCAAGTTGATTAGCAAAAGCTCTTCGCCTGTCACAGTACGCTGTCAGTCTGGCACACTTTTACCTAGTCAACACAAAAGGAAGCAAAGAACTCTCGTTCTCTGTCCAACAAATGATCAATTATTCGCTACCAG TGCATTGGATGGAGTAGTCAACCTGTGGCAAGTACAAAACCGAGG TTCTAGtgccagtcttctcagtagtaCTGATTGTCTATCCGACAAGCAGAGGAGATGGCCAGAAGATATAGCTTGGCATCCACATGGAAAAAAACTTTTTTCAGTTTATAGTGCTGATAGTGGTGATTCTCAGATATCAATTATGAATCTAAACAAGGGAAAAGAG AAAACACGTGTGAACTTTCTTGAAGACAAGCCCCACACTAAGGGCATTATCAACAGCATTGCATTCATGCCATGGGATGATAAATTTTTCGTAACTGGCGGAAGTGATCATGCTGTAATCCTTTGGACTGAAAAAGACGAAGAAGACTCGTGGAAACCTAAAACATTGCACAGATCTTATCACTCCTCTGCTGTCATGGGGATTGCCGGAATGCAGCAAAAAAATATTGTGATGTCTGTTGGTGCTGACAAGCGGATTATTGGGTTCGATGTAACAACTTCCAGAGCAGATTATAAACACCAGATAGAAAGCAAATGCATGAGTGTTCTACCAAATCCATGCGACTTCAACCTCTTTATGGTTCAAACGGG GACTCCGGAGCGACAGCTTAGACTGTATGACATCAGATTGAGGCAAATGGAGATTCATGCATTCGGGTGGTCTCAAGAGCGCAGTGATTCACAGTCGGCCCTTGTTAATCAGGCTTGGTCTCCAGATGGTCTGTACATAACTTCTGGGTCAGCTGACCCTGTAATCCACGTGTTTGATATTAGATACAACGCTCACAGGCCATCCCAGTCGATACGAGCTCATCACAAACGAGTCTTCAAAGCAGCATGGCACCATGCTCTCCCTCTCCTCATCTCCATATCTTCAGACCTGAACATAGGGTTGCACAAAATCATGTGA